Part of the Flavobacterium alkalisoli genome is shown below.
TAAAGGTTTTATTCTCAGGTAATACACTAATATATTTTAAAACCATAGGAATCGAACTGCGGTTTATCGCCTCCCAGCGTACTGAAATATCACTACCCGGTGTGGCAGACTGATTTTCAGCTACAGCTTCAATAAAAAGTCCGCTACATGCTGCGATTATTTCTTTGATCTCTTTTAGCTTAATTTCTTTCCAGTGTTTATTCTCAATATTTGCTATATTTATATAAACAGCTGTTAATGCAGGAACAGATGCTGAAGGATTTTTAAAATCAAAATTATTTAGTATCTGCTGTACGGCTTCACCAATCTCTTTACCACCTTTAACTCTGTTCCAGGAAGTATCAATACCTTCAAAAAGGTTTTGTTTGTCTTTTAAATTACTTCCTTTAATAAGTTCCAGATACTCCATATCATCCCCACGTGCTCCGCTTGTACCAAATCCCTGAGAACGGTGCCTGCTTCGGCTTAAGGCGGCAATTTCCTGATTGGATTTACCTAACATAGGATAGTAAACACCTGTAGACAGGTTAATATATTTAGATTTATCGGCCTTGTCAAATTGTTCTTTACCTCCAAAAAACCACCAAGAAACATTAAAGAACACTCGTTTAGGCTGCCATGTATTTACATATTCAAGCTGATCTGCTGCATAATGAGGATCATTTGCTAAACTGTAAGCTTCCTGTGTAAGCATAGCAGAAGAAGTATGATGCCCATGTGTTGAACCCGGTGTACGGTGGTCAAAACGATTGATGATAACATCCGGCTGGAATTTACGTATTACCCAAACCATATCTTCAAGCACTTCTTCCTTATCCCAAATCTGTAGGGTTTCGTTCGGCACTTTTGAGAAGCCAAAGTCGTTGGCACGGCTAAAAAACTGTTCGCCTCCGTCTATTTTTCTGGCCTCAATAAGTTCCTGTGTACGTATAACCCCTAATAACTCCCTTAATTCAAGACCGATAAGATTTTGTCCGCCATCTCCTCGGGTAAGGGCTAAATAGCCAGTATGAGCCATGTCTTCGTTAGAAAGATAGGATATGAGACGTGTGTTTTCATCATCGGGGTGCGCAGCAATATACAGGGCCGAACCTAAAAAGTTCAGCTTTTCTATTTTATGGTATATTTCTACTGAAGATGGTTTTTGAGGTTGTTGTGCATAACCAACTGCACAACATAATATAAAGAGGTAACTTAATAATTTATGCATAATTTTATAGGCTTTAGGCCTTTGTATTATTTAGTAAAAGTTATTAAATGCTGATAAACCTTATCAACCGGCATTCCTACAACATTTACATACGAGCCTTCAATTTTAGCAATTGCTACAAGCCCAATCCATTCCTGTATGCCATAAGCACCGGCTTTATCATAAGGCCTGTAATTATCAAGATAATAATTTATCTCATCATCACTAAGGGTATTGAAAGATACTCTGGTTGTTTCGTTAAAAATAACGGATTTACTATTACTTTTTATACAAACCGAAGTAATTACTTCGTGAACATTTCCTGATAAAGCTTTTAGCATGGTAAAAGCATCATCTTTATCAGTTGGTTTCCCTAATGCCTTATTGTTATGCCAAACAATTGTATCACTGGTTATAAGTATATCATTATCAGAAAGCGTATCGAGTAGGGCAGCGGCTTTCAATTCCGCCAGATAGTCTGTAATTTCAGCTCCCTGTAAATTTTCAGGATAAACCTCCTCCACATCCTTGAGTCGGATTTCAAAGTCTATATCCAGTTCTTTCATAAACTTTTGCCTTCTGGGAGAACCGGAGGCGAGTATAACATTGTAACCTTTTAATTTTTCCTTAAGCATTGTTCTGAATATTAAAAGTTATTACTACTATAGATAAAGCTGCAAAAGCCAATACAATTTTTAAGACAAGGCTTAACCTGTCAAAATCCTTTTCTGTTTTAGCTGTCCATAATCCTATCATAAAATAAATAAGCGGACCAAGAACAAACAACAACAGGTAAATTAGCGCATAAAGCAGCGCTGATTTTTCATTAATAAGATAAGTATTGGCATAAAAAAGTAGAAGCCCTACTGGTATTAAAGATAAAACAAAAGTAATTTTTGCCATTCTTTCTTTTCCTACAGCAATAGGAAGGGTGTTAATACCTGCATTATAATCTTTATTTACATCCCTTATATTTTTTACAATTTCCCTTATTAAGCTTATTACAAATGTAAAAAAGGCAAAATCAATAAAAATACCAAACAGCGTAGCCAGGTATGTTTGGTTTTCAGGAGTAATCATTGGGTATAAATCATAAATACCTACAATAAGTATACTTACTGCTACCAATAAGGCTATAATAAGATTATTTACTACTATAGTATATTTAAGATTTGTGGCATAAAAATACATTGTAGCGGCTATTAGAATAAAAAGTAAAGCGAATCCGGGCTCGCCAATAAGATTTGACAAATAAAAACCAATACCAACACCAACAATATTAAGTGCAGCATAAAGATTATATCCTTTGGCCTCACTTATACCAAAATTAATTTCACTGTCACCGTCTATAATATTATTAATTAAAAAGCCTCCTGCAGCAATACATACACAAGAGAAAACCAGCATAAGAAACTGCAACTGATTCAGGGCAAGTGTTAATCCCTGCTGTTGCTCTAAGAAGCCGTAGCGAAAAGCACAAAAGGCAAATGCTAAGAATAATAGGTTTCCGTATCGTATAAGTCTGGCTGATTTCATTTTATAGGTTAAATAAGTTTATGTTTTGTGTGTTTTCTTAATTTAATTTTAGTCGTATTTGGCATTAAAATGTTCCATCCATTTACCCTGTACTTTCATTACCTGCTCTATAACGTCCCTTACACAGCCCGTACCTCCGTTTTTGTGAGATATATACCTGCTAAGCTCCTTAATTTCAGGAGCTGCATCCTGCGGGCATGTAGGTAAGCCTACCAGTTTCATTACATGGTAATCAGGAATATCATCTCCCATATAAAGTACCTGTTCTGGTTTAATATTATAGATGTCTGTAAACTCGTCAAAGGTTTCTACTTTGTCAGAAACTCCAAGGTAAATGTCTGTAATGCCCAAATTTCTTAACCTTACACGAACACCTTCGTTACTGCCTCCGGAAATAATACAAACTGTATAACCGTTCTCTACGGCAGCTTTCATGGCATATCCATCTCGGATATTCATATTTCTAAGCATTTCCCCAGTAGGGGTTACATGTATGGTACCATCTGTAAGAACTCCGTCCACATCAAAAATAAATGTGGTAATGTCGTTCATTAATTCTTTATAGCTTTTTGACATTTTGTATGGATTGCGTAATTAACTTGTATATTTCTTTTTGTTTTTCGTCTGTAATAAAATCAAGATGCTTTTCTATAGTCTGTCTGTCATTCCTAACGGCTGGGCCTGTTTGTGCTTTTACGGGATCGAGATATAAAATCTTATCTGCTGTTTCAAGAATCAAAGGTTTTAAAATATCAAACGGAATATCATTCTGCTGGCAAATGTCACTTCCTATAGCATACATGTGATTCGCAAAATTGCTAACAAAAACGGCAGCAACGTGCAAAGCCTTGCGTTGTTGCGAACTTATATTATATACACTCTTGGTTATCTGATTGGCTAACTGTTCTAAGATGTGATAATCTTCATTTCTTTCACTTTCTAAACAAAGCGGGATGATACTGAAATCTACCTCTTTGTTTTTAGAGAAAGTCTGTAACGGATAGAAAACACCTCGCCTGTTTTTTGAATCAAGCTGTTCCATAGCTACACTTCCCGAAGTATGTACAACTAACTTTCCTGAAAAGGGCAGGGAGGAAGATACCTGTGCTATAGCATCATCAGTTACAGAAATGATATAAATATCAGCTTCCTTAATGGAATCAGCAGAATCGGTTACTTTTTGAGGTTCAAGCAAATGAGTCAGCTTCTCCGGATTTCGGGCAAAAACCTGAACCAGCTCAACACCTTTAGCCTCTTTAAAAACGGCTATTAAATGTTGCGCTACATTACCGGAACCTATAACGACTACTTTTAACATGGTCGCTAAATTATTAAAAATAAAGCTGGCATTATAATAAAATGCCAGCTTTAATATGTTGTTATTTTTGCTCTTCTTTTATCCAGGAATTGTCTGTTCCGTCAATATCCGGTAAAAACCTTCCGGGGTCTATGTCAACAATCTTAACTTTCTTAGGTGATTTTAAAAGGTATTTCCATTCGTTACCTCTTTGCCAAACCTCTACAGGCAGTGTTCTTATTTCGGTTGAATTGTCATCGTAAATTACTTTAAATACCACCGGCATAGGAATATCACCTTTGTTAGCAAATGTAATTATGGTTGAATCGTTATCATATTGCGATACATTGGTTACTGCCAGGTTTACATTGCCATTGCCCACAAACCAACCTTTCCAGAACCAATTAAGGTTTTCTCCGGCAACATTTTCCATACAGTTGTAAAAATCCGAAGGCTGAGGGTGTTTAAATGCCCACTTGTTTACATAGGTTTTAAAGGCATTGTCAAAACGATCATGCCCTAATATATATTCCCTTAGCATAATAAGGCCTGTTGCCGGCTTATAGTAAGCAGTGTAAGCAAGATTCATGCTTTTTGCAACATCAGGGTATGTAGAAACACTTTCCCTACCGCTCCACCTGAACCACATTACACGATTACGGCTTTTTGCAACATCCGATGTATATTCTCCATTATTAAAGTTAACTGTACTGTAGTAGTTGATAAAAGTATTAAAACCTTCATCCATCCATGCATAACGGCGTTCGTTTGAGCCAACAATCATAGGGAACCAATTGTGTCCGAATTCATGATCGGTAACGTCCCATAAATCGGCTTCACGACTTCTGGCATGGCAGAAAGAAACTCCCGGATACTCCATACCTCCGGCATTTGAAGCCACGTTTACCGCATTAGGATAAGGGTATTCGTACCACATTTTAGAATAATGTTCTATTGATGCTTTAGTATATTCGGTAGAGCGTCCCCATGCTTTATCTCCGTCACTTTCCTTAGTATAAACCGACTGCGCCATTGCTTTTTTACCACTTGGCAGGTTTATTTTTGCCGCATCCCATATAAAGTTCTTTGCCGCAGCAAAAGCCACATCACGAGTATTTTCCATTTTAAAATGCCATGTAAGCTTACCGTTTTGAATCGGCCTTGTAACAGAAGTATTTCCTGCTTCTTTAGGTGAAATAATATAAACGGTCTTATCACTTGCAGCGGCTTTTTCAAGGCGATTTACCTCTTCTTTAGTTAGTACATCTTTAGGATTAATAAGTTCTCCTGAACCTACAACTATATAATTATAAGGCACGGTTACTTTATAATCGAAATTACCATATTCAACATAAAACTCACCGGCACCTAAATAAGGTTCGGTATTCCAGCCTACAACATCATCATACACGGCAGCTCTTGGATACCATTGTGCCATAGAGTAGGTTACACCTTCTTTAGTTTTGTATTGGCCCATCCTGTCCATACCTTCCTGAGGGATTTTAAATTCAAAATCCATACTAACGGTTCCTTTACCGCCTTTAGCAGCTATGGGTTTATCAAAGAAAACCTGCATTCTGGTATCGGTTATCAGGTAACGGTTAGATTCTTTTCCGCCACTGTTCGCTGCAAGTTTACTTATTTTAAGTCCGCCATCAGTATCACCTGAATATCTGTTACCGGCTATAGGCGTTGTTAATGTACCTCTTGAATCTGGGGTAAAGCGGTTTTGTTCCACATACATCCATACAAAATCCAAATCCTGCGGACTGTTGTTATGATATGTCATGGTAAGCTTTCCTTTTAAAATGTTGTTCACATCATCAAGTTCGGCTTCAATTACATAGTCAGCCCCGTTTTGCCAGTATTCCGGCCCCGGTACTCCTGATGCAGCCCTGTAAACATTGCCGCGCCTGTACATAAAATCGTCAAACTTATCCTGATTGTTTGGCTCAGCCTCCTGAGCAAATGATGCAAACCCCATAAGGCACACCAGTAAGGTACAATAGATTCTTTTCATTAATAATGTTTAGTTTTTCAGTTGATATAAGCTCATTAAAAACAAAAGCTTTAAAGCAAAAATAAGTAACAGACTTTATAAAAAGTATATGAGGAAGAAATTTCCTTAAATTTTTAATAGTTAAAATAAACTTTAAAAATGAAGTTTTAAGTACTTTTGCAACAATTTAAAAACAATATTTTCCACTCTAACATGGATAAAGTATTCTCCTTCCTTTCTTCTACACGCTTAATGGCCGTTCTTTTTATAGTTTTTGCAGCTGCTATGGGAATAGGCACTTTTATAGAAGACGCATACAATACAGAAACTGCAAGATTGTATATCTACAACGCAAGATGGTTTGAAGTCATTATGCTTGTTTTCATAATTAACTTTATAGGTAATATAAAACGCTACCAGCTCCATAAAAAAGAAAAATGGGCTACATTACTGCTTCACCTTTCTTTTATTTTAATTATTCTGGGTGCTTTTGTTACACGTTATATCAGTTATGAAGGAATGATGCCGATAAGGGAAGGGGAGACAGAGAATCATTTCTATTCTGATAAAACATACCTTACTGTTCTTGTAGACGGTGAGTATAAGGGAGAGATGAGAAGAAGGACTTTTTCTAAAGAACTCCTTATGACTCCCGAAGGTGATAAGCCTTGGTTTATAGGAATGCTGGGAAGTAATCATTTCTCTATAAACGAGAAATTTGACGAAACTCCTTTTTCTATAGAGTACAAAGATTTTTTACTTGGCGCTAAAGATACCATTGTTCAAGATAAAGATGGTGTAAATTATATTAAAATGGTAGAAGCCGGAGACGGTGGCCGCCATGAGCATTACCTTAAAGAAGGCGAGGTTCAGAGTATTCACAATATACTCTTTGCTTTTAACAAGCCAACAGAAGGTGCGGTAAACATTAATTCTGTTCAGGATATTTACACTATTAACTCTGCTTTTGGAGGTAATTTTATGCGAATGGCCGACAGAATGGAGGGCGTTGTATATGCCGATTCGATACAGCCATTAATGTTCAGGTCTCTTTATAATGTTGCAGGATCCCAGTTTGTATTCCCTGATGCTCCTATAAAAGGGAAAATGGTTTACAAATCTAATGGAGACTATAAAACTAAAGAAGATGCCGCTCTTACGGTTACTATTAAAAATGAAGGGGTAGAAAAGGATGTAACCCTTTTAGGCGGTAAACAAAAAATGGGAGTGCCACAATCAATAAAAATTGGAAATCTAGAATATACTCTTATTTATGGCAGTAAAACTTACGAACTTCCATTTGATATAAAACTTAATGATTTTATTGCGGAAAAGTACCCCGGTACAGAATCGAGCTATGCTTCATTTGAAAGTAAAGTGACTGTATTAGATAAAGAAGAAAATAACACTTTTAATACCCGTATTTATATGAACCATGTACTGGACTACAGAGGTTATCGCTTTTTCCAGGCAGGATTTGATCCGGATGAAAAAGGAACAAAACTATCTGTTAACCATGATTTTTGGGGCACATGGATTAGCTATATAGGTTATTTTTTACTGTATTTAGGTTTAATGGGGATATTATTTACTAAGGATACGCGCTTTGGCGATCTTAAGAGAAAGCTTGATAAAGTAAGGGCTAAGAAACTGGAGGAAGCTAAAGCTATCAGTTTGATGGTGTTGCTTTTACTAGGCTTTACAGGGTATTCTCAGCATGTTCATGAGGTTCCTAGTGAAAAACAGATAGATTCTATAATAAGTGCTTATAAAGTAAGTAAGGAACATGCTGCTAAATTTGGTCGTGTAATTATACAGGATGCGGGAGGTAGGATGAAGCCTGTAAACACTTTTGCTTCAGAACTTTTAAGGAAAGTGAGTAAAAAAGATACTTACAAGGATATGAATGCCGATCAGGTATTTTTATCTATAACTCACCTGCCGGAAGTTTGGTATAATGCACCTATAATTTACCTAAAGAGAGGGAACGACAGCCTTAGGATTGTAGCAGGATTAGAAAAAGATGCTGAATATGCTTCTTTAGCTAATTTCTTTGATCAGCAGGGTAACTATAAGCTTTCCCAAACCTTAGAAAGAGCTTATAGGGAAACAGTACCTAATCAGTTTGATAAGGACTATATGGATATTGATAAAAGAATAAACCTTTTATATTCTGCCCTTAGCGGAAGTGTCCTGAAAGTATTCCCTGTTCCTAACGACCCTAATAACAAATGGGTTTCTTATAATGAAGCCGGAGAAATTAAAAATGAAGATTTACAAAAGGCTAAGAATATACTACCTTTCTATGTACAGGCAATAGAAAAGGCATCTCAGGATAAAGATTATACTCTGGCAAACAGTGTGGTAGAAGGACTTACAAATTATCAGCACAAATTTGGAGGCGAAGTGATGCCAGGTGATGATAAGGTAAGTGCGGAAATAGCATATAATAAATATGACATTTTTAAAAATCTTTACAAAATGTATGCATGTGTAGGGATTTTAATGTTTGTATTTGTAATAATTAAAATATTTAAATCCCGAAAATGGGTAAACAAAACTGTTAAGATTTTCCATGTTATAACAATAGTTTTATTTGTATTACACACAGCCGGACTTATTGCCCGTTGGTATGTATCCGGGCATGCACCGTGGAGTAATGCTTATGAGTCGGTTATATTTGTAGGGTGGTCAACAATGTTTTTTGGTTTGGCATTTGGACGCAAATCTGAACTTACAGTACCTGCAACCGCATTTGTAGCTG
Proteins encoded:
- a CDS encoding M1 family metallopeptidase; translated protein: MKRIYCTLLVCLMGFASFAQEAEPNNQDKFDDFMYRRGNVYRAASGVPGPEYWQNGADYVIEAELDDVNNILKGKLTMTYHNNSPQDLDFVWMYVEQNRFTPDSRGTLTTPIAGNRYSGDTDGGLKISKLAANSGGKESNRYLITDTRMQVFFDKPIAAKGGKGTVSMDFEFKIPQEGMDRMGQYKTKEGVTYSMAQWYPRAAVYDDVVGWNTEPYLGAGEFYVEYGNFDYKVTVPYNYIVVGSGELINPKDVLTKEEVNRLEKAAASDKTVYIISPKEAGNTSVTRPIQNGKLTWHFKMENTRDVAFAAAKNFIWDAAKINLPSGKKAMAQSVYTKESDGDKAWGRSTEYTKASIEHYSKMWYEYPYPNAVNVASNAGGMEYPGVSFCHARSREADLWDVTDHEFGHNWFPMIVGSNERRYAWMDEGFNTFINYYSTVNFNNGEYTSDVAKSRNRVMWFRWSGRESVSTYPDVAKSMNLAYTAYYKPATGLIMLREYILGHDRFDNAFKTYVNKWAFKHPQPSDFYNCMENVAGENLNWFWKGWFVGNGNVNLAVTNVSQYDNDSTIITFANKGDIPMPVVFKVIYDDNSTEIRTLPVEVWQRGNEWKYLLKSPKKVKIVDIDPGRFLPDIDGTDNSWIKEEQK
- a CDS encoding Maf family nucleotide pyrophosphatase yields the protein MLKEKLKGYNVILASGSPRRQKFMKELDIDFEIRLKDVEEVYPENLQGAEITDYLAELKAAALLDTLSDNDILITSDTIVWHNNKALGKPTDKDDAFTMLKALSGNVHEVITSVCIKSNSKSVIFNETTRVSFNTLSDDEINYYLDNYRPYDKAGAYGIQEWIGLVAIAKIEGSYVNVVGMPVDKVYQHLITFTK
- a CDS encoding geranylgeranylglycerol-phosphate geranylgeranyltransferase; this encodes MKSARLIRYGNLLFLAFAFCAFRYGFLEQQQGLTLALNQLQFLMLVFSCVCIAAGGFLINNIIDGDSEINFGISEAKGYNLYAALNIVGVGIGFYLSNLIGEPGFALLFILIAATMYFYATNLKYTIVVNNLIIALLVAVSILIVGIYDLYPMITPENQTYLATLFGIFIDFAFFTFVISLIREIVKNIRDVNKDYNAGINTLPIAVGKERMAKITFVLSLIPVGLLLFYANTYLINEKSALLYALIYLLLFVLGPLIYFMIGLWTAKTEKDFDRLSLVLKIVLAFAALSIVVITFNIQNNA
- a CDS encoding Rossmann-like and DUF2520 domain-containing protein — encoded protein: MLKVVVIGSGNVAQHLIAVFKEAKGVELVQVFARNPEKLTHLLEPQKVTDSADSIKEADIYIISVTDDAIAQVSSSLPFSGKLVVHTSGSVAMEQLDSKNRRGVFYPLQTFSKNKEVDFSIIPLCLESERNEDYHILEQLANQITKSVYNISSQQRKALHVAAVFVSNFANHMYAIGSDICQQNDIPFDILKPLILETADKILYLDPVKAQTGPAVRNDRQTIEKHLDFITDEKQKEIYKLITQSIQNVKKL
- a CDS encoding KdsC family phosphatase encodes the protein MSKSYKELMNDITTFIFDVDGVLTDGTIHVTPTGEMLRNMNIRDGYAMKAAVENGYTVCIISGGSNEGVRVRLRNLGITDIYLGVSDKVETFDEFTDIYNIKPEQVLYMGDDIPDYHVMKLVGLPTCPQDAAPEIKELSRYISHKNGGTGCVRDVIEQVMKVQGKWMEHFNAKYD
- the ccsA gene encoding cytochrome c biogenesis protein CcsA, translating into MDKVFSFLSSTRLMAVLFIVFAAAMGIGTFIEDAYNTETARLYIYNARWFEVIMLVFIINFIGNIKRYQLHKKEKWATLLLHLSFILIILGAFVTRYISYEGMMPIREGETENHFYSDKTYLTVLVDGEYKGEMRRRTFSKELLMTPEGDKPWFIGMLGSNHFSINEKFDETPFSIEYKDFLLGAKDTIVQDKDGVNYIKMVEAGDGGRHEHYLKEGEVQSIHNILFAFNKPTEGAVNINSVQDIYTINSAFGGNFMRMADRMEGVVYADSIQPLMFRSLYNVAGSQFVFPDAPIKGKMVYKSNGDYKTKEDAALTVTIKNEGVEKDVTLLGGKQKMGVPQSIKIGNLEYTLIYGSKTYELPFDIKLNDFIAEKYPGTESSYASFESKVTVLDKEENNTFNTRIYMNHVLDYRGYRFFQAGFDPDEKGTKLSVNHDFWGTWISYIGYFLLYLGLMGILFTKDTRFGDLKRKLDKVRAKKLEEAKAISLMVLLLLGFTGYSQHVHEVPSEKQIDSIISAYKVSKEHAAKFGRVIIQDAGGRMKPVNTFASELLRKVSKKDTYKDMNADQVFLSITHLPEVWYNAPIIYLKRGNDSLRIVAGLEKDAEYASLANFFDQQGNYKLSQTLERAYRETVPNQFDKDYMDIDKRINLLYSALSGSVLKVFPVPNDPNNKWVSYNEAGEIKNEDLQKAKNILPFYVQAIEKASQDKDYTLANSVVEGLTNYQHKFGGEVMPGDDKVSAEIAYNKYDIFKNLYKMYACVGILMFVFVIIKIFKSRKWVNKTVKIFHVITIVLFVLHTAGLIARWYVSGHAPWSNAYESVIFVGWSTMFFGLAFGRKSELTVPATAFVAAIVLWVAHQSWTDPEIGNLVPVLNSYWLMIHVAVIVGSYGPFTLGMVLGLVAMLLMLSTNSKNKKIMSLNIKEITYINEMALTVGLVMLTIGNFLGGQWANESWGRYWGWDPKETWALVSIMVYAFVIHMRFVPKLRGLWIFNFFSVLAYASILMTYFGVNFYLTGLHSYASGEVRTPMYFFWMALGVLILGGFSFVQYWKHLRKNK